In Marasmius oreades isolate 03SP1 chromosome 3, whole genome shotgun sequence, a single window of DNA contains:
- a CDS encoding uncharacterized protein (CAZy:AA3), translated as MVAVSPPSKAVRSFLSESIKKHHSTCHREYLSYNFQLLIIMSETKAQIDSCRPQYDIIFAGGGAAACVTAGRLAAGDPSLKILIIEAGGHTRELQEHIHPALFSNNLKFRQELFWHHVGSKSEALGGRAPIVSSGRCLGGGSSVNFMVYARAPASDLDGWEKLGNPGWGSHELIPLSAKAETFQGELKSKSGHHGDSGPIKISRGGPEETFTIGTQFLETAAAYDLERGFIEDTEDFTTCDAYGPFHRYVDAETGRRSDTAHHYVYTQEANKNLHILVKHRVSRVIIENNRAVGVEYTPEETGTSCGLQNCLKAFASRLVVVSAGSFGSPTILQRSGIASKVLLELNQVEQIVDLPGVGENYNDHNVVFPPYLTSEDLVSLNKVFCATEVTIQPYLDQWKNDGQGLLVTNGLNSGIKLRPNEKDLTVLGDSFAHLWESKFANSPDKPVLCIANIAGFVRGEEGGKNCFQMGYFVEYPLAIGHVRITSGIDPFARLDFNPRYLEHEADLAVLRWGYKRTRELARRMKCFRGEFVSLHPSFPEGSAATTREASGPVAISDPDILYTSEDDKAIDDYHRAYVSTAWHALGTCAMKPREQGGVVDPRLNVYGVKNLKVADLSIAPLNVGANTYNTAIIIGEKAALIIAEELQSTKYGE; from the exons ATGGTAGCGGTTTCACCTCCCTCCAAG GCCGTCCGGAGCTTTCTATCTGAGAGCATTAAAAAGCACCACTCAACTTGCCATCGGGAGTACCTCTCTTACAACTTCCAACTGCTTATCATCATGTCCGAGACCAAAGCTCAAATTGACTCTTGCCGCCCCCAATATGATATTATATTCGCAGGAG GTGGTGCCGCTGCTTGCGTTACTGCTGGTAGGCTCGCAGCTGGAGACCCCTCACTCAAGATCCTG ATCATAGAAGCCGGTGGTCACACGCGTGAATTACAAGAGCATATTCATCCAGCGCTCTTCTCCAATAACTTGAAATTTCGACAAGAGCTCTTCTGGCACCATGTTGGCTCGAAAAGCGAAGCTCTTGGTGGTAGAGCGCCGATCGTCTCTTCTGGACGCTGCTTAGGCGGTGGATCCAGTGTGAACT TCATGGTATATGCCCGCGCCCCCGCTTCAGACCTAGATGGTTGGGAGAAGTTGGGTAATCCGGGTTGGGGTTCACACGAACTCATACCTCTCTCGGCCAAG GCCGAGACTTTTCAGGGCGAACTCAAGTCGAAATCTGGCCATCACGGTGACAGTGGACCGATCAAGATCTCTCGTGGTGGACCAGAAGAAACCTTCACTATCGGGACCCAATTTCTCGAAACAGCGGCTGCATATGATCTTGAACGAGGCTTTATAGAGGACACTGAGGATTTTACAACGTGTGATGCTTATGGA CCTTTCCATCG TTACGTGGATGCTGAGACAGGTCGTCGCTCTGATACCGCTCACCACTACGTATATACCCAGGAGGCGAACAAGAACTTGCACATACTGGTCAAACATCGAGTTTCCCGTGTTATAATCGA AAATAACCGTGCTGTGGGTGTCGAATATACTCCGGAGGAGACTGGGACCTCATGCGGCCTACAAAACTGCCTAAAAGCGTTTGCTTCACGTCTGGTAGTTGTCTCTGCTGGGTCATTTGGCTCTCCAACGATCTTGCAGAG ATCCGGTATTGCCTCGAAAGTCCTTCTGGAATTGAACCAGGTTGAGCAAATTGTCGACCTTCCTGGGGTCGGTGAAAATTACAATG ATCATAATGTGGTTTTCCCGCCTTACTTAACATCTGAGGACTTGGTTTCATTGAATAAAGTCTTTTGTGCAACGGAGGTTACAATTCAGC CGTACCTTGATCAGTGGAAAAACGATGGTCAAGGCCTGTTAGTCACTAA CGGCCTTAATAGCGGCATCAAACTCAGACCAAACGAGAAAGATCTGACGGTATTGGGAGACTCATTTGCGCATCTCTGGGAAAGTAAGTTTGCCAATAGTCCCGACAAGCCTGTCCTCTGCATAGCAAATATAGCTGG CTTTGTTCGTGGAGAAGAGGGGGGTAAAAATTGCTTCCAGATGGGATACTTTGTC GAATACCCCCTCGCCATCGGTCATGTCCGCATCACGTCTGGAATAGACCCATTTGCACGGCTTGACTTCAACCCTCGATACCTCGAACA TGAAGCCGACCTGGCTGTCCTACGATGGGGATACAAACGTACTCGAGAACTTGCGCGCCGAATGAAATGCTTCCGGGGAGAATTTGTCTCTCTACATCCCTCATTCCCAGAGGGCAGCGCAGCAACCACACGGGAAGCGAGTGGCCCGGTGGCTATATCTGACCCAGACATCCTGTATACTTCAGAGGATGACAAGGCGATTGATGATTATCATCGAGCGTATG TGTCAACAGCCTGGCACGCG CTTGGAACGTGTGCGATGAAGCCCCGCGAACAAGGAGGAGTTGTCGATCCGAGACTGAATGTCTATGGTGTCAAGAATCTCAAAGTTGCGG ACCTCAGCATTGCACCTCTCAATGTTGGAGCGAACACTTATAATACCGCTATAATTATTGG TGAAAAGGCTGCACTTATCATCGCCGAGGAGCTTCAAAGCACCAAGTACGGAGAGTAG
- a CDS encoding uncharacterized protein (BUSCO:EOG09263E5F), producing MSSQNVDMAVDEPAHWPEPPLPPPARSYSVPLYEPDLTVGYVYSAEMTNHYDSKEHPEDPKRITSIWRAIIKAEYHQRMKCIPIRPVKRHEALLVHSEDHWDKVLAIEHMTPQQIVDSSEYYEQLSLYVMQGTTRAACLSCGGAIEACLAVARGELQKTFAIIRPPGHHAEPDEHMGFCLFNNVAVGARVVQQSTDIKRILIVDWDVHHGNGTQKAFNDDPSILYISLHRYEGGTFYPCGPFGGLQSCGEGPGLGYSVNIPWSEKGMGDADYIHAFQKVVMPIAMEFAPELVIISAGFDSALGEELGECHVTPTGYAHMTHMLSGLAGGRLVVALEGGYNVEVTTKSAMAVLKVILGEPPDELPPLVASESATEVVWLAAKEQSKHWRSVDPKLCEPREEVEPITFSIPEILKAHRQYYLQSVHNMMTVPLLGDELNKKLSSQIMCTHDLFENDTMVVFAHELWDPLSLSD from the exons ATGTCGAGTCAGAATGTGGACATGGCCGTAGACGAACCTGCACACTGGCCCGAACCTCCATTACCTCCGCCTGCTCGTTCATATTCTGTACCGCTCTACGAGCCTGACTTGACAGTTGGATATGTCTATTCCGCTGAAATGACCAACCACTATGATTCCAAGGAACATCCAGAAGATCCTAAACGGATAACAAGTATTTGGAGGGCAATAATCAAGGCAGAATACCATCAAAGAATGAAATGCATACCGATACGCCCCGTAAAAAGACACGAAGCGCTTCTGGTACATAGTGAGGACCATTGGGATAAGGTATTAGCAATCGAAC ACATGACTCCACAACAGATAGTCGATTCTAGCGAATATTACGAACAGCTTTCTTTATATGTTATGCAAGGAACAACTCGCGCCGCTTGCCTTAGTTGCGGAGGCGCGATAGAGGCCTGTCTGGCCGTTGCCCGTGGAGAATTGCAGAAGACGTTCGCTATCATACGACCTCCAGGTCATCATGCAGAGCCGGACGAGCATATGGGATTTTGCCTCTTCAACAATGTTGCGGTGGGAGCTCGAGTCGTACAGCAGAGTACAGACATCAAAAGAATTTTGATAGTCGACTG GGACGTGCATCACG GGAACGGTACACAAAAGGCTTTCAATGATGACCCGTCTATCCTATACATATCTCTCCATCGTTATGAAGGAGGAACATTCTATCCATGTGGCCCGTTCGGTGGCTTGCAGTCTTGCGGTGAAGGACCTGGACTTGGATA TTCAGTCAACATCCCGTGGTCTGAGAAGGGTATGGGAGATGCCGATTACATACATGCCTTTCAAAAGGTTGTGATGCCTATCGCGATGGAGTTCGCGCCAGAGTTAGTTATCA TCTCCGCTGGTTTTGACTCAGCACTTGGCGAAGAACTCGGAGAATGTCATGTCACCCCGACAGGCTATGCGCACATGACCCATATGCTTTCTGGTTTGGCTGGCGGAAGGCTGGTTGTTGCACTGGAG GGTGGTTACAACGTCGAAGTTACGACTAAGTCTGCAATGGCAGTCTTGAAAGTCATTTTAGGAGAACCGCCTGATGAACTGCCCCCTCTGGTTGCCAGTGAATCAGCTACTGAAGTCGTTTGGCTTGCCGCAAAGGAACAAAGCAAGCACTGGAGGAGTGTCGATCCCAAGCTTTGCGAACCACGCGAAG AGGTCGAACCGATCACATTTTCCATACCGG AGATCCTCAAAGCCCACCGACAATATTATCTTCAATCCGTCCATAACATGATGACGGTTCCCCTCTTGGGTGATGAGCTTAACAAGAAGCTGTCCAGCCAAATTATGTGCAC CCATGATTTGTTCGAGAATGATACCATGGTCGTGTTCGCACATGAATTGTGGGATCCCCTATCTCTTTCTGATTAG
- a CDS encoding uncharacterized protein (MEROPS:MER0000836): MTQTLNWIPLESNPEVFNGWSSKAGLDIANDSFNDLYSFDPDMLSRIPRPVKAVIFVFPYTEARYRRAAEDEQIAKEGGNKVDESVFWMGQTIRNACGAMAIVHSLANAPVTLAPASPLSDFYTSARPKPPLERSKLFADIPEFATIHSSMTTVGQCVLPDIDDRCDQAYTAFVLSGKRVIELDGGRAGPVDCGQCEGEEDLLDAVVRIGKEIFIGKSGSIKFNMMYLGRPISED; this comes from the exons ATGACTCAAACTTTGAACTGGATTCCATTGGAAAGTAATCCTGAG GTCTTCAACGGC TGGTCAAGCAAAGCCGGATTAGACATCGCGAATGACTCGTTTAATGACCTTTACTCGTTCGATCCAGAC ATGCTTTCAAGGATCCCCAGACCCGTCAAAGCCGTCATCTTTGTGTTTCCGTACACAGAAGCACGATACAGAAGGGCTGCTGAAGATGAACAAATAGCCAAAGAAGGTGGAAATAAAGTCGATGAGAGTGTTTTTTGGATGGGGCAAACG ATCAGGAACGCCTGCGGAGCAATGGCGATTGTTCACAGTCTGGCAAAT GCACCTGTGACTTTGGCCCCAGCCTCGCCCTTGTCCGATTTCTACACCTCAGCTCGCCCAAAACCACCCCTCGAGCGGTCAAAGCTGTTTGCAGATATCCCAGAATTCGCAACTATCCACTCATCGATGACGACAGTCGGACAATGTGTTCTACCTGATATCGACGATCGTTGTGACCAGGCGTACACCGCTTTCGTTCTCTCCGGGAAGAGAGTGATAGAACTGGATGGAGGCCGTGCGGGACCTGTTGATTGTGGTCAAtgcgaaggagaagaagacctGTTGGATGCAGTTGTAAGGATTGGGAAGGAAATTTTTATTGGGAAGAGTGGGAgtatcaagttcaatatgATGTACCTTGGGCGGCCGATATCCGAAGATTAA
- a CDS encoding uncharacterized protein (CAZy:AA3): protein MVYARAPASDLDGWEKLGNPGWGSHELIPLSAKAETFQGELKSKSGHHGDSGPIKISRGGPEETFTIGTQFLETAAAYDLERGFIEDTEDFTTCDAYGPFHRYVDAETGRRSDTAHHYVYTQEANKNLHILVKHRVSRVIIENNRAVGVEYTPEETGTSCGLQNCLKAFASRLVVVSAGSFGSPTILQRSGIASKVLLELNQVEQIVDLPGVGENYNDHNVVFPPYLTSEDLVSLNKVFCATEVTIQPYLDQWKNDGQGLLVTNGLNSGIKLRPNEKDLTVLGDSFAHLWESKFANSPDKPVLCIANIAGFVRGEEGGKNCFQMGYFVEYPLAIGHVRITSGIDPFARLDFNPRYLEHEADLAVLRWGYKRTRELARRMKCFRGEFVSLHPSFPEGSAATTREASGPVAISDPDILYTSEDDKAIDDYHRAYVSTAWHALGTCAMKPREQGGVVDPRLNVYGVKNLKVADLSIAPLNVGANTYNTAIIIGEKAALIIAEELQSTKYGE from the exons ATGGTATATGCCCGCGCCCCCGCTTCAGACCTAGATGGTTGGGAGAAGTTGGGTAATCCGGGTTGGGGTTCACACGAACTCATACCTCTCTCGGCCAAG GCCGAGACTTTTCAGGGCGAACTCAAGTCGAAATCTGGCCATCACGGTGACAGTGGACCGATCAAGATCTCTCGTGGTGGACCAGAAGAAACCTTCACTATCGGGACCCAATTTCTCGAAACAGCGGCTGCATATGATCTTGAACGAGGCTTTATAGAGGACACTGAGGATTTTACAACGTGTGATGCTTATGGA CCTTTCCATCG TTACGTGGATGCTGAGACAGGTCGTCGCTCTGATACCGCTCACCACTACGTATATACCCAGGAGGCGAACAAGAACTTGCACATACTGGTCAAACATCGAGTTTCCCGTGTTATAATCGA AAATAACCGTGCTGTGGGTGTCGAATATACTCCGGAGGAGACTGGGACCTCATGCGGCCTACAAAACTGCCTAAAAGCGTTTGCTTCACGTCTGGTAGTTGTCTCTGCTGGGTCATTTGGCTCTCCAACGATCTTGCAGAG ATCCGGTATTGCCTCGAAAGTCCTTCTGGAATTGAACCAGGTTGAGCAAATTGTCGACCTTCCTGGGGTCGGTGAAAATTACAATG ATCATAATGTGGTTTTCCCGCCTTACTTAACATCTGAGGACTTGGTTTCATTGAATAAAGTCTTTTGTGCAACGGAGGTTACAATTCAGC CGTACCTTGATCAGTGGAAAAACGATGGTCAAGGCCTGTTAGTCACTAA CGGCCTTAATAGCGGCATCAAACTCAGACCAAACGAGAAAGATCTGACGGTATTGGGAGACTCATTTGCGCATCTCTGGGAAAGTAAGTTTGCCAATAGTCCCGACAAGCCTGTCCTCTGCATAGCAAATATAGCTGG CTTTGTTCGTGGAGAAGAGGGGGGTAAAAATTGCTTCCAGATGGGATACTTTGTC GAATACCCCCTCGCCATCGGTCATGTCCGCATCACGTCTGGAATAGACCCATTTGCACGGCTTGACTTCAACCCTCGATACCTCGAACA TGAAGCCGACCTGGCTGTCCTACGATGGGGATACAAACGTACTCGAGAACTTGCGCGCCGAATGAAATGCTTCCGGGGAGAATTTGTCTCTCTACATCCCTCATTCCCAGAGGGCAGCGCAGCAACCACACGGGAAGCGAGTGGCCCGGTGGCTATATCTGACCCAGACATCCTGTATACTTCAGAGGATGACAAGGCGATTGATGATTATCATCGAGCGTATG TGTCAACAGCCTGGCACGCG CTTGGAACGTGTGCGATGAAGCCCCGCGAACAAGGAGGAGTTGTCGATCCGAGACTGAATGTCTATGGTGTCAAGAATCTCAAAGTTGCGG ACCTCAGCATTGCACCTCTCAATGTTGGAGCGAACACTTATAATACCGCTATAATTATTGG TGAAAAGGCTGCACTTATCATCGCCGAGGAGCTTCAAAGCACCAAGTACGGAGAGTAG
- a CDS encoding uncharacterized protein (BUSCO:EOG09265RGS), with translation MPRQSRGRSSAPASRTTAPAAPAQSRGAHTAALPAHAAPTHNPAHAPAPPATATQTRQPGMLSQMAATAGSVAVGSTIGHGISSMLFGGGGGSSAPVEQAQAASAPASTVQQSSGINCELQAKEFTKCLEKADLPSCTWYLEQLKAVSRSLLYSDHGC, from the exons ATGCCT CGTCAATCTCGTGGACGTTCATCTGCTCCTGCTTCTCGTACAACGGCGCCTGCAGCTCCCGCTCAATCTCGGGGTGCTCATACAGCTGCATTGCCTGCTCATGCAGCACCAACACACAACCCTGCACACGCACCGGCCCCTCCAGCAACTGCAACCCAAACTCGTCAACCAGGAATGCTGTCTCAGATGGCTGCTACAGCAGGTTCTGTCGCCGTTGGTTCAACCATCGGACATGGAATCAGTAGTATGTTgtttggaggtggaggtggaagttCCGCACCGGTAGAGCAAGCGCAAGCGGCTTCTGCTCCTGCTTCGACCGTACAGCAATCTTCCGGTATCAACTGCGAACTTCAGGCTAAGG AGTTTACGAAGTGTCTTGAAAAAGCCGACCTTCCTTCTTGCACATGGTATCTTGAACAACTCAAAGCTGTGAGTCGTAGTCTTTTGTATAGTGACCACGGATGTTGA
- a CDS encoding putative secondary metabolism biosynthetic enzyme, giving the protein MPGDDSARDQLTNRQIPQMELSKPLNPLNAPGVLPTDITPLERAKRRFGIQGNAIVTGGSGGIGLIVIRALLEHGASGVAVFDIPGSLETAKDTIETLRSDFTNARILTLEVDVRDHDLVESSVQEVVDKLGSVDMLLCLAGVVHCGHALETLNVDWRRVMDVNVTGSWLCAQAVGKRMVAQQTGGSIVLTASISAHRVNFPQPQVAYNTSKAAILQLMRSLAAEWAVHGIRVNSISPGYMDTILNHGEGLEECRNVWASRNPMARMGNPEELTGPIVLLLSSVAGKYINGADVVVDGGGIIF; this is encoded by the exons ATGCCCGGTGACGACTCTGCCCGCGATCAATTAACGAACCGTCAGATTCCTCAAATGGAGCTCTCCAAGCCCTTGAATCCTCTCAACGCCCCAGGTGTTCTGCCAACCGATATCACGCCTCTCGAGCGCGCGAAAAGACGGTTCGGGATACAAGGAAATGCGATCG TGACAGGTGGCTCCGGTGGTATAGGTCTAATCGTGATACGCGCTCTCCTCGAACACGGTGCATCTGGGGTTGCAGTCTTCGATATTCCCGGATCGCTCGAGACAGCGAAGGACACGATCGAGACTCTACGTTCTGATTTTACAAATGCGAGAATCCTGACTCTCGAAGTGGATGTTAGGGATCATGATCTGGTCGAAAGCAGTGTTCAGGAAGTTGTGGACAAATTAGGTAGCGTCGATATGCTTCTGTGTCTTGCTGGAGTCGTCCACTGCGGCCATGCTCTCGAAACATTAAACGTGGATTGGAGGAGAGTCATGGATGTCAATGTCACTGGCAGCTGGCTATGTGCTCAGGCTGTCGGAAA ACGGATGGTTGCTCAGCAAACAGGCGGAAGCATCGTCCTCACCGCATCCATCTCTGCGCATCGCGTCAACTTCCCTCAACCACAGGTAGCTTACAACACATCCAAAGCGGCAATCTTACAGTTGATGCGTTCACTTGCTGCTGAATGGGCTGTACATGGCATTCGTGTGAACTCCATCAGCCCAGGGTACATGGATACGATCCTAAACCATGGAGAAGGCCTTGAGGAGTGCAGGAATGTATGGGCAAGTAGAAATCCAATGGCTAGAATGGGGAATCCAGAGGAGCTTACTGGGCCAATTGTACTGCTGCTGAGTAGTGTGGCTGGGAAGTATATCAATGGTGCCGATGTCGTCGTTGATG GTGGAGGTATAATATTCTGA